The genomic segment CCGCACCGGTGGAGGGTGCGCTGAACATCGTTTCGCCTCCGGTCGCCGTCGTGCGCGCACCGAGAATCGTGCCGTTCGGGCAGGCTGTAAATCTGGATGGACAAGCGTCGTTTGCCTATGGCGCGCGCATTATCGCCTATCGCTGGCAGGTCAATGCCGCCGCCCCACGCACCACGACCGAGCCGGTCTTTGTGCATCCCGCCTTGCCGATAGGGCGGCACTCGGCCACCCTGACGGTAGAGGATGATAGCGGGCTCGTTTCAACCGCGGACACTTATATTTTCATCGTAGCGGACCAGACCCCGCCGGTCGCCGTCTTTCAGGGGCCGGCTGTAACCCAGACCGGCGCCATTGTGGAATTTTTCGCGCACGCGTCATCGGATATAGGCGGAAGGGTACGCGAGTTCAGATGGCAGATTGGTGGCCAAACCCTAAGCACGGACCAGCCGAATCTGAGACATACCTTCACGGTCGCCGGTGTTCAGCCGGTTACGCTCACTGTGGTGGATGATTCCGGGAATGAATCGGCTCCGGTGATGCAGCGCGTTGTGGTGCAGCCGTCCATTCCCGTGCGTGTGCCAACCAAGCCTTAAGGCAGCTTGGCGCTGTCCATCGTCGCCAGAACGTCCTTCAGGCTGGCGTCGTAATAGTGCTCCGCCGGCGCGATATAGACGATGTAGTAGCCCAGGCCGCCCTTGGAGGCGGCCTGCGCCACGCCCTTGAGGTTCAGGCCTTCGGACGTCTTGGCCGTGA from the Asticcacaulis sp. AND118 genome contains:
- a CDS encoding PKD domain-containing protein, producing MRKIKGSVSGLAVGMLLAGSVQAAPPVAVIDAPSSMPVKTRFTIMANRSSDSDGQITGYLWRIGGGAEVFTEGPSIDVRIPTPGSVEFSLTAIDNQWQLSAPVTARVIARDQTPPVAVMDLPTGGRVGGTYTLDARRSSDDGRITRYQWTIGTAAPIVTDQPQLRQTFPTAGNQTIRLTVIDESGNSSAPVEGALNIVSPPVAVVRAPRIVPFGQAVNLDGQASFAYGARIIAYRWQVNAAAPRTTTEPVFVHPALPIGRHSATLTVEDDSGLVSTADTYIFIVADQTPPVAVFQGPAVTQTGAIVEFFAHASSDIGGRVREFRWQIGGQTLSTDQPNLRHTFTVAGVQPVTLTVVDDSGNESAPVMQRVVVQPSIPVRVPTKP